A genomic window from Silene latifolia isolate original U9 population chromosome Y, ASM4854445v1, whole genome shotgun sequence includes:
- the LOC141631308 gene encoding protein FAR1-RELATED SEQUENCE 5-like, whose product MLLFGIFELEPLEFEEKWCQLVNEHNLDGNSWLSTMFRKSRKWIPTYFRDVPMGCLLRTTQRSESQNNFFKRFENAHGTLVEFLMRFQSAIDVQRHTQKQLDRDDDCTLPQLATSLKLEAHTSKVYTNDAFSDFQVEASASICSLSVGGFTPPANGVELIGIADARTQKTYQVVYNSLTNDAECSCKLFNRKGIICRHIIWVYSGKQVHTLPDKYILMRWTKNAHKIPLYGPHDELIEDFDATDLRKMEMCKLLSEFYATISVLKNVSTKDITDLVDTLKQFRVKLNPQSESMTKEQELEMLLGCSSSTEVRILPPHQAKNKGSGKRMISKKQQCKAKAENPKRLYRNCKQMAHHDKHNCPNAFVPDTDNKKQYHILLEIISHFCSTQYHCLRITECDIGSSDEDDADDS is encoded by the exons ATGCTATTGTTTGGGATCTTTGAGTTAGAACCTCTTGAATTTGAAGAAAAGTGGTGTCAGTTGGtcaatgagcataatcttgacgGTAATTCCTGGTTGTCAACCATGTTTAGAAAAAGTAGGAAATGGATCCCAACTTATTTTCGTGATGTTCCTATGGGTTGTCTATTACGAACAACTCAACGTTCTGAGAGTCAGAATAATTTTTTCAAGCGTTTTGAAAATGCACATGGTACACTTGTTGAATTCTTGATGCGGTTTCAAAGTGCCATTGATGTACAgcgccatactcaaaaacaacttGATAGAGACGATGATTGTACTCTTCCACAATTAGCGACTTCTCTTAAGTTGGAAGCTCATACTTCCAAGGTTTATACAAATGATGCTTTCTCAGATTTTCAAGTAGAAGCTTCTGCTTCTATTTGTTCCCTTAGTGTTGGTGGCTTCACACCACCTGCAAACGGTGTAGAATTAATTGGTATTGCTGATGCCAGAACGCAGAAGACCTACCAAGTCGTCTACAATTCTCTAACGAATGACGCTGAATGTTCTTGCAAGTTGTTCAACAGGAAGGGTATTATTTGTAGACACATTATCTGGGTTTACTCTGGAAAACAAGTCCACACTTTGCCAGATAAATACATTCTTATGCGGTGGACCAAGAATGCACATAAGATCCCTCTTTATGGTCCACATGATGAGTTAATTGAGGATTTTGATGCCACTGATTTACGAAAGATGGAAATGTGCAAGTTATTGTCAGAGTTCTACGCGACCATCAGTGTGCTCAAGAATGTGTCTACGAAGGACATCACTGATCTTGTTGACACCCTTAAACAATTCAGGGTGAAACTCAATCCGCAATCAGAGTCAATGACCAAAGAGCAGGAGTTAGAGATGCTTCTTGGGTGCAGTTCCTCAACTGAGGTGAGGATTTTACCACCTCATCAGGCAAAGAACAAGGGTAGCGGGAAGAGAATGATCTCCAAAAAGCAACAATGCAAAGCTAAAGCAGAGAACCCTAAAAGGCTTTATCGTAATTGCAAACAAATGGCTCACCATGATAAACATAACTGTCCTAATGCTTTTGTACCTGATACCGACAATAAG AAACAATACCACATCTTGttagaaataatatcacacttttGTAGTACACAGTATCACTGCTTGAGGATAACAGAATGTGATATT GGTAGTTCAgatgaggatgatgctgatgatAGTTGA